The DNA sequence CCGTCATCGCTACGACCTGACCATGGCTTTGCCAGGCCTTGACGATGCGTACCTTATGTTCGGGCGCCACACGGGCATAAACACTATATTTTTCAATGTCATTGGCAAAGGTCTCATCGTCCAGCTTCTCGAGTTCTGAACCGGTAATGGCCAGATCTCCTTCGCGGAATATCCCGATTTCTTTGGCAATGGCCATGGCAGTGATTCTATGGTCGCCGGTGATCATCACCGCCCGGATGCCTGCCGTGTTACATTTGGAAACCGCCTCCATGGCTTCGGGGCGGGCCGGATCCATCATCCCGACGAGACCTGAAAAGATCAATTCATTTTCCAGATGACCGACCTGTAAGTTTTGAGGCGGCCCGGGCAGATCGCGGTAAGCCATGGCAAGAACCCGCAGGGCAGACCTGGCCATTTTTTCGTTTGCTGCCCTGATGTTTTCAAGGTCCTCTTCGGTGAGGTTTCTGACCTTGCCCTCGATGACAATTTGAGAACAAACACTGAGGATTTCGTCCAGACCACCTTTCACATTGATGCGGGTGGTATTCTCCGCCATCTGGTTCACGGTCGTCATCCGCTTTCTTTCTGAATCAAAAGGGATTTCGGCTATGCGTGGATGCTTGCGTTCCATCTCGTTTTTATCCATTCCATAGAGCAGGCCGAAGTCGAGCAGGGCCGTCTCTGTTGGGTCGCCCGTAAATTCCGCTACTCCTCCGTGGTTTTTGCTTATCTGGGCATCGGCACAGAGCACAGCAATGGACAGCAGGGTGCTTTCCTCTGGATTGAGTTCCTGGGCGTGGTCCACGCGGTTGATGGGTGATTGAATATGGTTTACATAGGCTTCCACCACCGTCATTTTATTTTGTGTCAGGGTGCCGGTCTTGTCTGAGCAGATCACCGTGGCGCCGCCCAATGTCTCCACAGCGGGAAGGGTGCGTATGATGGCATTGCGTTTCACCATCCGTTGCACCCCGATGGCCAGTACCACCGTTGAAACGGCAGGCAAGCCTTCAGGAATGGCGGCTACAGCCAGGCTCACGGCCACCATGAACATGCTGAGCAAGGGGTTACCGTATAGGAGACCTACTGCAAAGATGACTGCGCAGATGATCAGGGCGGCAATGCCCAGGACCTTGCCCAGTTGTTCCAGGCGCTTGCTCATAGGGGTCTCGGTATCTGCTGTTTGCTGCAACATGTCGGCGATCTTCCCGACCTGGGTTTGCATTCCTGTCCCGGTAACAATCCCGCGCCCGCGCCCATAGGTCACCATCCCGCTTGAAAAGGCCATGTTTTTCCGGTCACCCAGCGGAACATCTTCACCCGCAAGGGCTTCGGTTTGTTTCATTACCGGGACAGACTCCCCGGTAAGGGCCGACTCCTGAACCTTCAGGTTCACCGATTCTATTAGTCTGAGGTCGGCCGGAATCACTGCGCCGGTTTCCAGTACCACGATATCGCCGGGCACCAGGTCCCGGCTTTCCACCTCGCGGATTATCCCGTCGCGCAGTACCTTGGTCTCGGGGGCCGCCATGTTCTTCAGGGCTTCCAGCGATGACTCGGCCTTGCCTTCCTGCAAGGCACCCACCAGCGCGTTCAGGATCAGGATGCCCAGAATCACAAAGGTGTCCAGCAAGCCTTCGTCGTGCAGAATGCCCACCACTCCCGAAATAGCTGCTGCAACCAGAAGGATGATGATCATAAAACTTTTGAACTGCGAAAAGAATACCTGCAGAAAAGTCTTCTTTTTCTTTGAAGGCAACTGGTTAGGACCATATTCGAGAAGTCTTTTCCTGACTTCCTCAGTCGAAAGGCCTGTGGAAACATTCGTATTGAAATGGCTTGCAACCTTAACGAAATCGTGGTTGAAGAAAGTTTTCATTCCGTGGTTGTAATTTTATGAGGATGTGAAAAGGGAAAGGGGGCATTGATTAATACAGGCAAAGGTAGCCAGAAATTCTCTTAATAAAATCCTTGAGTGTAAACAATGCATGGAATTGTCATAGTCCTGGAGAGAGAAGTCTTCATCAACCTTCGGGCATCAGCACGAACAAAACCTTTGCCGTAATCCATTTTGAATCCTTGCCCTTTTGCTCAATATTAACAAGCATCCTTCCGTTAAAGGTATTCTCCAGTTTCCACCTTCCTTTGGGGCTTTGTTTCTTTACCAGGATGTCATGCGCTTCCTCCATCCGGGGGTCGTGATAACCTAATTTGACCAGTATTTCCAGTATCTCCAGGATATCGGTCTGGTACATCAGCGGGAAGCCGGGCTTCAGCCAGCCTGGCCGAGATACTTTGTCCAGCTCGTGGCTTTTTTTGAAGATATGATGGATGAGCAGGTATTCGGCCAGGGTTTCGATCTTTTCCTTTACCGCGGGGCTGCGTTTTTCGGGCGCGATCTCTGCCAGGGCTTTAAGTGACTTCACCACCCCCATGTGACATGAATGCCGCCCATAGCAAGGCTCAAAGCGCTTGTAGGGCCAGTCTTCGGGAAACTCCGAACGGTCGTCATCCGCCCGCTGATACTTGCATATCCAGTCAATGCCCTTTTGCACCAGTTCGTCCTCAAGCATTCCCAGCCTGATCAGGCTCCACACCATATTGCCCGTCAGGCAGGGGATGACCTCCGATGCACGTCCTCCCTTGCTTTTTGCGGCCTTATCATAGGCAAATCCAAATCTTTCCTGTTCCTGTGAATTTTCTAGGATAAACTCGCAGGCCTTTCTGACCCGGAGGTCTTCGGGATTAGCGAACAATTCAGCGAGGATCATGATCTGCCATACCGTCCCGCCATACTTATTGCGATAAAAACGCAGGGGGGCTCCCCAGGACCCGTCCTCGTTCTGCTTTTCCAGGATTTTCGGTACCACCCCCACCTGCATGATGTCCTTAAGGGTTTGCTGAACCAGGGGGTCATTCTCAGGCTTTTGTAATAGGCGGGTGAGGGCATAATACCTCACTGAGGGATTTTCCTCCCGAAGCAACCACTCCAAAACCTGTGCTTTCATTGAGTCAGTGACATTTTTAATGGTGGTTTCCAGTTTTTCCCCGTAAGGAAGGAGAAGGGTTTCTGCGCCAACATTCAAATGTAAGAATTATTTACATTGAATGGAATCATGTATTTACATCCCGGGTTCCTTGCGAAAACCCGCCAAATACTCTTTTTACAGGTACCAAAGTCCTGCCTTGGTCGTGCCCAGACGAAGCTTACACGAACCGCATTAGAGCTAAACACGAGGATGGTACGACCGTGGTGATAAATTCGCGTATATAATAATAACGAAAGAATAAAAATTTAAGATAAAAAATATTTTTTATAATCAATGCTTCGTTTCCGGAGCCTATAATAAGCTGAAACTCCCTTTTGGGCGGCCATTTTTATTTAACTTTGCGCTTTGAAAATCCTTTAATTCCTGGCTTATGCGGATTGATATCCTGACCATTTTCCCCGAGATGTTTACGGGCCCCTTTTCCCACTCCATCATCAAAAGGGCGCTTGAGAAGGGCCTGGCCGAGATTCATTTGCACAACCTCCGCGATTATTCCACTTCCAAACATCGTAACGTGGATGATTACCCCTTTGGGGGCGGGGCGGGCATGGTGATGATGGTGGAGCCCATCGACCGCTGCATCAGCAAGTTGAAAGCGGAACGGGACTATGAAGAGGTGATCTATCTGAGCCCCGACGGGGAATTGCTGACCCAGCCTGTGGCCAATCGCTTGTCGACAATGGGTAACCTGATCCTGCTGTGCGGGCATTATAAAGGAGTTGACGAACGGGTGCGCGAGCATTTCATTACGCGCGAGATTTCGGTAGGCGACTATGTGCTTTCGGGGGGTGAGCTGGCTGCTGCCATGCTAACCGATGCGGTAGTAAGGCTGATCCCGGGGGTGCTGGGCGATGAGACTTCGGCCTTGTCCGACAGTTTTCAG is a window from the Bacteroides sp. genome containing:
- a CDS encoding calcium-translocating P-type ATPase, PMCA-type, whose protein sequence is MKTFFNHDFVKVASHFNTNVSTGLSTEEVRKRLLEYGPNQLPSKKKKTFLQVFFSQFKSFMIIILLVAAAISGVVGILHDEGLLDTFVILGILILNALVGALQEGKAESSLEALKNMAAPETKVLRDGIIREVESRDLVPGDIVVLETGAVIPADLRLIESVNLKVQESALTGESVPVMKQTEALAGEDVPLGDRKNMAFSSGMVTYGRGRGIVTGTGMQTQVGKIADMLQQTADTETPMSKRLEQLGKVLGIAALIICAVIFAVGLLYGNPLLSMFMVAVSLAVAAIPEGLPAVSTVVLAIGVQRMVKRNAIIRTLPAVETLGGATVICSDKTGTLTQNKMTVVEAYVNHIQSPINRVDHAQELNPEESTLLSIAVLCADAQISKNHGGVAEFTGDPTETALLDFGLLYGMDKNEMERKHPRIAEIPFDSERKRMTTVNQMAENTTRINVKGGLDEILSVCSQIVIEGKVRNLTEEDLENIRAANEKMARSALRVLAMAYRDLPGPPQNLQVGHLENELIFSGLVGMMDPARPEAMEAVSKCNTAGIRAVMITGDHRITAMAIAKEIGIFREGDLAITGSELEKLDDETFANDIEKYSVYARVAPEHKVRIVKAWQSHGQVVAMTGDGVNDAPALKQADIGAAMGIVGTDVAKGAADMVLTDDNFATIVTAVEEGRRIYDNILKAIQFLLSTNVGEIFLLLITSLLNLGIPLLPVHILWVNLVTDSLPALALSVDPADNNIMKRKPRNTQKGFMTKGMIWRVMYQGVMVGGLSLVAFLIGLRDGGETLGQTMAFATLMFAQLFHVRNLHSITRSSFTFNPLKNKPLIGAIFASLVLGLAVLLIPPFREAFSLTTMDRLHWILVGALSLAPIVIVEFFKLLRLNGRAEE
- the trmD gene encoding tRNA (guanosine(37)-N1)-methyltransferase TrmD; the protein is MRIDILTIFPEMFTGPFSHSIIKRALEKGLAEIHLHNLRDYSTSKHRNVDDYPFGGGAGMVMMVEPIDRCISKLKAERDYEEVIYLSPDGELLTQPVANRLSTMGNLILLCGHYKGVDERVREHFITREISVGDYVLSGGELAAAMLTDAVVRLIPGVLGDETSALSDSFQDGLLSPPVYTRPADYKGWKVPNVLLSGHDRKIHEWRHEQALHRTRDRRPDLLGE